The following nucleotide sequence is from Barnesiella propionica.
GTGAAAGTGCAATTATCGATGCAGGCTGTTATTATCCGAAAGAACAGGAAACTCTTCTGCAATTTATACAGGAAAATAAATTACAGGTGAAATATCTGTTAGCAACTCACTTACATTTAGACCATAATTTCGGAAACCCTTTTACAGCCCGTACTTTCCATGTTCCATTAGAAGCCGCCAGGGAAGATGAATTCCTTTTAGCAAACATGCCGGAACAGGCAAATATGTTCGGTATTTCACTACCCGAATCCCCGATTCCTATCGGAAAATACATTAAGGAAGGAGATACATTTATGCTGGGAAATGAAAGTTTAAATGCATTACACGTACCAGGACACTCACCGGGCAGCATGGTCTTTTATGCACCAGATTCCGGTTTTGTAATATCCGGGGATACCTTATTCATGTCAAGCATAGGACGTGCCGACTTACCCGGCGGTAATTATGAACAACTTGTAAAAGCAATTAACGATAAAATAATGACATTACCATCCGATACGGTAGTCTATCCGGGACATGGTCCGGAAACAAACGTTTATCGCGAAAAAAATTACAATCCGTTTTTGCAGTAAATTATCAGTTCAGAAAATCGGAAAACAAAATCATTCAACAGCAGAAAAAAAGAGAATAAAATACCATAAAAGATATAGGATATTTTCTTTCCTTAATAGTTTTTTATGCCATAGAGCCTATTTAAGTCTATAAGATTTCACAAGGCTCCCGTAATAAAAAAGATATTTCATGAAACAATTCTTCATTGCAATATTGATAATCATATCGTCATCGGGACATGCCATTCAACCAGACAGGCAATATATAAGATATCCTCAAAATATGGGGCTTATTTATAAAGTATTAGACGTAAGAACACCGGACAATTACAAAATAGAGACATGGTATTTTCCTGCACAAAAGATGCCGGATAAAAATTTTGGCAGCAACGAACTCCTGCCTTATAAAATTCAGGATAAGAAGAAACGTCCTACAATAATCATCAGTAACGGAGATTCCGGTAATATGTCTTATTACCAATTAATTTTAGCTATGCACTATACAGCAAGCGGATATAATGTTGTAACTTTCGATTGGAGAGGATTTGGTACAAGCAGTGAATTTCCTATGGATCATAATTACTTTTGTTATACCGAAATGCTCACAGATTATAAGGCAGTAATCACAAGAGTAAGAGAAGAACCCGAAACTGATTCCAATAACATTTATCTTCTCGGCTGGTCAACAGGTGGTTATCTGTCAATGATTACAGCATATAATAATCCATCAATAAAAGGATGTATTTTACGGGGTATCCCCTCTTCTTTTGAAGCTATTATTCCCATCATAAAAAATGAAACAGGAAAGAAAGATGAAAATCTTTTAATACCAAAAGATTTTCCTGTCGGCAGTATGCCCCTTGCTATCGCTCCCCATTTTCACAAAGACATTATGCTCATAGTCGGTTCTGAGGATACCCGGACACCCGTGTCGATGTCTAAAGAAATATTTGATAAATTACCGGCTGACATCATTAAAGAGATATGGATCGCCCATGGAGCCAAACATGGAGGAAAATATGCTCCGGAATTTATGTATCTAAACGATTTTATATCGAACACCACTCAGTTTTTACAAAAATCCCTATCAAATAATTTC
It contains:
- a CDS encoding MBL fold metallo-hydrolase — protein: MRIQRLEFNMFPVNSYIVWDDKTGESAIIDAGCYYPKEQETLLQFIQENKLQVKYLLATHLHLDHNFGNPFTARTFHVPLEAAREDEFLLANMPEQANMFGISLPESPIPIGKYIKEGDTFMLGNESLNALHVPGHSPGSMVFYAPDSGFVISGDTLFMSSIGRADLPGGNYEQLVKAINDKIMTLPSDTVVYPGHGPETNVYREKNYNPFLQ
- a CDS encoding alpha/beta hydrolase family protein; the encoded protein is MKQFFIAILIIISSSGHAIQPDRQYIRYPQNMGLIYKVLDVRTPDNYKIETWYFPAQKMPDKNFGSNELLPYKIQDKKKRPTIIISNGDSGNMSYYQLILAMHYTASGYNVVTFDWRGFGTSSEFPMDHNYFCYTEMLTDYKAVITRVREEPETDSNNIYLLGWSTGGYLSMITAYNNPSIKGCILRGIPSSFEAIIPIIKNETGKKDENLLIPKDFPVGSMPLAIAPHFHKDIMLIVGSEDTRTPVSMSKEIFDKLPADIIKEIWIAHGAKHGGKYAPEFMYLNDFISNTTQFLQKSLSNNF